One genomic region from Pseudomonas hormoni encodes:
- the waaF gene encoding lipopolysaccharide heptosyltransferase II, which yields MKILIVGPSWVGDMVMAQTLFQCLKQRHPQCEIDVLAPEWSRPILERMPEVRQALSFPLGHGALELATRRRIGKSLAGQYDQAILLPNSLKSALVPFFAGIPKRTGWRGEFRYGLLNDVRTLDKERYPLMIERFMALAYEPGLELPKPYPRPTLQIDPVTREAALAKFGLALDRPVLALCPGAEFGESKRWPSEHYAKVAEAKIREGWQVWLFGSKNDHAVGEDIRARLIPGLREESVNLSGGTSLAEAIDLMSCADSVVSNDSGLMHVAAALNRPLVAVYGSTSPGFTPPLAEHVEIVRLGIECSPCFDRTCRFGHYNCLRQLMPQAVNEALQRLQGTVVEVK from the coding sequence ATGAAAATTCTTATCGTTGGGCCCAGTTGGGTCGGTGACATGGTGATGGCGCAGACACTGTTTCAGTGTCTCAAGCAACGCCACCCGCAGTGCGAAATCGACGTCCTGGCCCCCGAGTGGAGCCGGCCGATTCTTGAGCGCATGCCCGAAGTTCGCCAGGCCTTGAGCTTTCCGCTCGGCCATGGCGCCCTGGAGTTGGCGACGCGTCGGCGCATCGGCAAATCCCTGGCCGGCCAGTACGACCAGGCGATCCTGTTGCCCAATTCCCTGAAGTCGGCGTTGGTGCCGTTCTTCGCAGGCATCCCGAAGCGCACTGGCTGGCGCGGCGAATTCCGCTACGGTCTGCTCAATGACGTGCGCACGCTGGATAAAGAACGTTACCCGCTGATGATCGAGCGCTTCATGGCCCTGGCTTACGAGCCGGGCCTTGAACTGCCGAAACCGTATCCGCGCCCTACCTTGCAGATCGATCCGGTGACCCGCGAAGCGGCACTGGCCAAATTCGGTCTGGCCCTCGACCGTCCGGTGTTGGCGCTGTGCCCCGGTGCCGAGTTCGGCGAGTCCAAGCGCTGGCCGTCCGAGCATTACGCCAAGGTCGCCGAAGCGAAGATTCGCGAAGGCTGGCAAGTCTGGTTGTTCGGTTCGAAAAACGATCACGCCGTGGGCGAAGACATCCGAGCACGGTTGATTCCCGGCCTGCGTGAAGAGTCGGTGAACCTCAGCGGCGGTACGTCCCTGGCCGAGGCCATTGACCTGATGTCATGCGCGGACTCGGTAGTCTCCAACGATTCCGGCCTGATGCACGTCGCCGCGGCACTCAATCGCCCGTTGGTGGCGGTGTACGGTTCGACGTCGCCAGGCTTCACGCCGCCGCTGGCCGAGCACGTCGAGATCGTACGCCTGGGCATCGAATGCAGCCCGTGCTTCGATCGCACGTGTCGCTTCGGTCATTACAACTGCTTGCGCCAGCTGATGCCGCAAGCGGTGAACGAAGCCTTGCAGCGGTTGCAGGGCACTGTGGTCGAGGTCAAATAG
- the waaC gene encoding lipopolysaccharide heptosyltransferase I: protein MRVLLIKTSSLGDVIHALPALTDAARAIPGITFDWVVEEGFAEIPTWHPAVGKVIPVAIRRWRKNIWQTIKSGEWKRFKQSLRATKYDLVIDAQGLLKSALLTRYVKAPVAGLDKSSAREPIAARFYDRRLAVARGQHAVERVRQLFAIALGYDLPKGLGDYGLNVERLVELPRKNPYVLFLHGTTWDTKHWPEAYWRELAERVGYLGVGVKLAWGNPAEKARAERIAKDMRHVEVLPKLNLAGIGKVLAGAQACVAVDTGLGHLAAALDVPTLSLFGPTNPGLTGAYGKAQIHIASDFPCAPCLQKKCTYQPTAEDARRFDLKREWPLCFTRLNPERVATRLSTLLLAEELR, encoded by the coding sequence TTGCGGGTTCTGCTGATCAAGACTTCTTCGCTGGGCGACGTGATTCATGCGTTGCCGGCGCTGACCGACGCGGCCCGGGCGATTCCCGGCATCACGTTCGACTGGGTGGTGGAAGAAGGTTTCGCCGAGATCCCGACCTGGCACCCGGCCGTGGGCAAGGTGATTCCGGTGGCGATCCGTCGCTGGCGCAAGAACATCTGGCAGACCATCAAGAGTGGCGAGTGGAAGCGCTTCAAGCAAAGCCTTCGCGCCACGAAATATGATCTGGTGATTGACGCACAGGGCCTGTTGAAAAGCGCCTTGCTGACCCGCTACGTCAAGGCGCCGGTGGCGGGCCTCGATAAAAGTTCGGCACGGGAGCCGATCGCCGCGCGTTTTTATGATCGGCGGCTGGCGGTTGCCCGCGGCCAGCACGCGGTTGAGCGAGTGCGTCAGTTGTTCGCCATCGCCCTGGGCTACGACCTGCCCAAAGGTCTGGGCGACTACGGCCTGAACGTCGAGCGCCTGGTGGAATTGCCGCGCAAGAACCCTTACGTGCTGTTCCTGCACGGCACCACGTGGGACACCAAACACTGGCCCGAAGCCTACTGGCGCGAGCTGGCCGAGCGCGTCGGCTACCTGGGTGTCGGCGTGAAGCTGGCATGGGGCAATCCGGCGGAGAAAGCCCGGGCCGAGCGCATCGCCAAGGACATGCGGCATGTCGAAGTGCTGCCCAAACTGAATCTGGCGGGCATCGGCAAAGTGCTGGCCGGTGCGCAGGCGTGCGTGGCGGTGGACACCGGTCTTGGTCACCTTGCCGCTGCACTGGATGTGCCGACGCTGTCGCTGTTCGGCCCGACCAACCCGGGCCTGACCGGCGCGTATGGCAAGGCGCAGATCCACATCGCCAGCGATTTCCCCTGCGCACCGTGCCTGCAAAAAAAATGCACCTATCAACCGACGGCCGAAGATGCCCGCCGGTTCGACCTGAAACGCGAGTGGCCGCTGTGCTTCACGCGTCTGAATCCCGAGCGTGTCGCGACCCGACTGAGCACGTTGTTACTGGCTGAGGAGCTGCGCTGA
- a CDS encoding glycosyltransferase family 4 protein produces MQLAFVLYKYFPFGGLQRDFMRIALECQQRGHQIRVYTLIWEGDIPPGFEVLVAPVKAFFNHRRNEKLSEWMEADLAKRPVDRLIGFNKMPGLDVYYAADGCFEDKAQNLRNSLYRRWGRYRHFAEYERAVFARDAKTEVLMISEVQQPLFIKHYDTPLERFHLLPPGISQDRRAPANAAEIRAEFRREFNLKDDDLLLVQIGSGFKTKGVDRSLKALAALPADLKKRTRLFVIGQDDPKLFQMQSATLGLGDNVTFLKGRSDIPRFLLGADLLIHPAYNENTGTVLLEALVAGLPVLVSAVCGYAHYIAEADAGLVLDEPFDQAQLTQYLTGMLNDTNARAAWSRNGLAFAETADLYSMPQHAADVILAEHA; encoded by the coding sequence ATGCAATTGGCATTCGTCTTGTACAAGTACTTTCCATTCGGGGGCTTGCAGCGCGATTTCATGCGCATTGCCCTGGAATGTCAGCAGCGCGGTCATCAGATTCGTGTCTACACGCTGATCTGGGAAGGTGACATTCCGCCAGGTTTCGAAGTGCTGGTTGCGCCGGTCAAGGCGTTCTTCAATCATCGCCGCAACGAGAAGCTCAGCGAGTGGATGGAGGCCGATCTGGCCAAACGCCCGGTGGATCGCCTGATTGGTTTTAACAAGATGCCGGGTCTGGACGTTTACTACGCTGCCGACGGTTGTTTCGAAGACAAGGCGCAAAACCTGCGCAACTCGCTGTACCGTCGCTGGGGCCGCTACCGGCACTTCGCCGAGTACGAGCGCGCGGTGTTCGCCAGGGACGCCAAGACTGAAGTGTTGATGATCTCGGAAGTCCAGCAGCCGCTGTTCATCAAGCATTACGACACGCCGCTGGAGCGCTTCCATTTGCTGCCGCCGGGCATCTCTCAGGACCGCCGCGCGCCGGCCAATGCCGCCGAGATCCGCGCCGAATTCCGTCGTGAGTTCAACCTGAAAGACGATGACCTGTTGCTGGTGCAGATCGGCTCCGGGTTCAAGACCAAAGGCGTGGATCGCAGCCTCAAGGCGCTGGCCGCGTTGCCCGCTGATCTGAAGAAACGCACCCGGCTGTTTGTAATTGGCCAGGATGACCCCAAATTGTTCCAGATGCAGAGCGCCACGTTGGGGCTCGGCGACAACGTGACGTTCCTCAAGGGCCGCAGCGATATCCCGCGTTTCCTGCTCGGGGCCGATCTGTTGATCCACCCGGCGTACAACGAAAACACCGGGACCGTGTTGCTCGAAGCCCTGGTGGCCGGGTTGCCGGTGCTGGTGAGTGCGGTCTGCGGTTATGCCCATTACATCGCCGAGGCCGACGCGGGTCTGGTGCTGGATGAACCCTTCGATCAGGCGCAACTGACGCAATACCTGACCGGCATGTTGAACGACACCAATGCACGAGCGGCCTGGAGCCGCAACGGTCTGGCCTTCGCCGAGACGGCCGACCTCTACAGCATGCCGCAACACGCGGCCGATGTGATTCTGGCGGAGCACGCTTAA
- the rfaP gene encoding lipopolysaccharide core heptose(I) kinase RfaP, whose translation MKLMLAEPFKSLWAGRDPFAEVEGLQGEVYRELEARRTLRTEVNGNGFFVKIHRGIGWGEIFKNLLTAKLPVLGAGQEWKAIQRLQEVGVPTMTAVAYGEKGSNPADQHSFIVTEELAPTVSLEDFSIDWIKNPPEPKLKRALIAEVARMTGMMHRAGVNHRDCYICHFLLHTDKPVTADDFKLSVIDLHRAQTRPAITQRWRNKDLAALYFSALDIGLTQRDKLRFLKGYFQQPLRQILGEEAGLLAWLEGKASKLYDRKQRYGDAL comes from the coding sequence ATGAAGTTGATGCTGGCTGAACCGTTCAAGAGCCTTTGGGCCGGACGCGATCCATTCGCCGAGGTCGAAGGGCTTCAAGGCGAGGTGTACCGCGAGCTGGAAGCCCGCCGCACGTTGCGCACCGAGGTGAACGGCAACGGGTTTTTCGTGAAGATCCACCGGGGCATTGGCTGGGGCGAGATCTTCAAAAACCTGCTGACGGCCAAGTTGCCGGTGCTCGGCGCGGGTCAGGAATGGAAAGCCATTCAACGCCTGCAGGAAGTCGGCGTGCCGACCATGACCGCCGTGGCTTATGGCGAGAAGGGCAGCAACCCGGCGGATCAGCATTCGTTCATCGTCACTGAAGAACTGGCACCGACCGTCAGCCTCGAAGACTTCAGCATCGACTGGATCAAGAACCCGCCGGAGCCAAAACTCAAGCGTGCGCTGATCGCCGAAGTCGCGCGCATGACCGGCATGATGCACCGCGCCGGGGTCAACCACCGCGACTGCTACATCTGCCACTTCCTGCTGCACACCGACAAACCGGTGACGGCTGACGATTTCAAGCTTTCGGTGATCGACCTGCACCGCGCCCAGACCCGCCCGGCGATCACCCAACGCTGGCGCAACAAGGATCTGGCGGCACTGTACTTTTCGGCCCTGGACATCGGCCTGACTCAACGCGACAAACTGAGATTCCTCAAAGGTTATTTCCAGCAGCCCCTGCGCCAGATCCTCGGCGAAGAAGCCGGGTTGCTCGCCTGGCTTGAGGGCAAGGCCAGCAAACTCTACGACCGTAAACAGCGATACGGGGATGCGCTCTGA